In Nymphaea colorata isolate Beijing-Zhang1983 chromosome 3, ASM883128v2, whole genome shotgun sequence, a genomic segment contains:
- the LOC116250413 gene encoding nicotianamine synthase-like gives MAASPQLINDCRVSDDYLIANIVRIYKSLCELECLKPSMHVNGLFTQLVKLCTLPSSIDIKLLSIELQQIRQDLIGICARAEGLLELEFSTLLSKIPRPLNCLHLFPYYSNYIELAGLEYKLLTDHGLLQPKRVAFVGSGPMPLTSIVLATQHMLSTYFANYDLDASANDMAQLLVSTDQDLARRMAFRSCDIRNAREELAEFDCIFLAALVGMTKDEKVKILRHIGKYMKAGGFLLVRSANGARAFLYPVVEDADLSSFRILQVFHPTNDVINSIIVAQKPLSSDQLCDGQ, from the coding sequence ATGGCTGCCTCCCCACAACTAATCAATGACTGTCGCGTCTCTGATGATTATTTGATAGCCAACATTGTCCGAATATATAAAAGCCTCTGCGAGCTTGAGTGCCTCAAGCCTTCCATGCATGTCAATGGCCTGTTCACTCAATTGGTGAAGTTGTGCACCCTTCCATCTTCCATAGACATCAAACTCTTGTCCATTGAGCTGCAGCAAATCCGGCAGGATCTGATAGGCATATGTGCACGCGCAGAAGGCcttctcgagctcgagttctCCACACTGCTATCGAAGATCCCCCGGCCGTTGAACTGTCTCCATCTGTTCCCTTACTACTCCAACTACATCGAACTCGCCGGCCTGGAATACAAGCTCCTGACCGACCATGGCCTGTTGCAGCCCAAGCGCGTCGCCTTCGTAGGCTCTGGTCCCATGCCTCTGACATCCATAGTTCTGGCTACCCAACATATGCTGTCAACTTATTTTGCTAACTATGATCTTGATGCATCTGCAAATGATATGGCGCAGCTCCTGGTCTCGACAGACCAAGATCTGGCAAGGAGGATGGCATTCAGGAGCTGTGATATAAGGAATGCCAGGGAAGAGCTTGCAGAATTCGACTGCATATTTTTAGCTGCATTGGTGGGAATGACCAAGGATGAGAAGGTGAAGATTCTGAGGCACATAGGCAAGTACATGAAGGCTGGTGGATTCCTACTCGTGAGGAGTGCAAATGGAGCTAGAGCCTTCCTGTATCCGGTGGTTGAGGACGCAGACTTGTCCTCCTTTCGAATTCTTCAGGTTTTCCATCCTACCAATGATGTTATTAATTCAATAATTGTTGCCCAAAAGCCCCTTAGTTCAGATCAATTATGTGATGGCCAGTGA
- the LOC116250294 gene encoding uncharacterized protein LOC116250294 codes for MGLWTLFEGFLLLANAFAILNEERFLAPRGWSFAEVSAAGRTKSLKGQLVGLIYAVQYMRVPLIALNAITIIVKVVSG; via the coding sequence ATGGGTTTGTGGACATTATTTGAaggctttcttcttcttgcaaaTGCATTTGCTATACTAAATGAAGAGCGTTTCCTTGCACCTCGAGGATGGAGCTTCGCAGAGGTTTCGGCAGCAGGGAGGACAAAGTCACTTAAAGGCCAACTTGTGGGCCTTATCTATGCAGTTCAATACATGAGGGTGCCTCTTATAGCGCTCAATGCAATTACCATTATTGTAAAGGTTGTGTCCGGTTAG
- the LOC116250292 gene encoding calmodulin-binding protein 60 D-like, which yields MQRQLPTRVMERSSSMRREKRALEPAAGTVAEGEARPPEEKRQKVPALASVIVEALKVDSLQKLCSSLEPILRRVVSEEVERALAKLGPARIGGRPTPKQIEGPSGQNLQLHFRSTLSLPLFTGGKVEGEQGSAVHVVLMDAVTGQVVTSGPESSIKLDIVVLEGDFNNENDDDWTEEEFESHVVKEREGKRPLLTGDLQVTLKEGVGTLGELTFTDNSSWIRSRKFRLGLKVASGYCEGIRIREAKTEAFTVKDHRGELYKKHYPPAFNDEVWRLEKIGKDGSFHKKLTKAGIFTVEDFLRLVARDPQRLRNILGSGMSNKMWEITVEHAKTCLLSGKLYVYYTDDSQSIGVVFNNIYELYGLISGEQYYSAESLSDEQKVYVDTLVTKAYDNWTRVIEYDGKALLNFRQNKKMITTRSDSRTANSEYLVLDQQTSMQQMPITANSGQNVMHPGTCVRGDASTSGYSGNPSAHYSTMSQPLIANNFQIDTAAYSAANQLMSSSHQAEGVQTGSLVGLALGPPQSAMGFESIGTPLQAGTMSSLDEWPRQRDQDFFPEEEIRVRSSEMLESEDMQQLLRLFSMGGGGMNMSDDPYSTYIQTPAQNYGFSQNHTRSSGKAVVGWLKLRAALRWGIFIRKIAAEKRAKIVELDDS from the exons ATGCAGAGACAGCTGCCAACACGTGTGATGGAGAGATCGAGCTCAATGAGGAGGGAAAAGAGGGCGTTGGAGCCCGCGGCGGGGACGGTGGCGGAGGGCGAGGCGCGGCCGCCAGAGGAGAAGCGGCAAAAAGTCCCCGCTCTCGCCAG CGTTATAGTGGAAGCTCTGAAGGTGGACAGCTTACAGAAACTTTGCTCATCTTTGGAGCCTATTCTTCGTAGAGTT GTTAGTGAAGAAGTGGAACGTGCTTTAGCAAAACTGGGCCCTGCCAGGATCGGTGGAAG GCCCACACCAAAGCAGATAGAAGGACCAAGTGGACAAAACCTGCAGTTACACTTTCGCTCAACGCTATCTCTACCGCTTTTCACTGGGGGAAAGGTCGAAGGGGAGCAAGGCTCAGCAGTCCATGTGGTGTTAATGGATGCAGTAACAGGTCAAGTTGTAACATCAGGCCCAGAATCATCTATCAAGCTAGATATTGTTGTGCTTGAAGGGGACTTCaacaatgaaaatgatgatgacTGGACCGAAGAAGAGTTTGAAAGCCATGTTGTAAAGGAACGTGAAGGTAAGAGGCCACTTCTGACTGGAGATTTGCAGGTGACTTTGAAAGAAGGAGTTGGCACGCTTGGAGAGCTTACATTTACAGATAACTCAAGCTGGATACGTAGTAGGAAATTCAGGCTTGGTCTCAAGGTTGCTTCTGGCTACTGTGAGGGAATTCGTATCCGTGAAGCCAAAACAGAGGCATTTACGGTTAAGGACCATAGAGGGGAAT TGTACAAGAAGCATTATCCACCAGCATTTAACGATGAGGTTTGGAGACTGGAGAAAATAGGAAAGGATGGTTCATTTCATAAGAAATTGACTAAAGCGGGAATTTTTACAGTTGAGGACTTCCTGCGGCTTGTTGCAAGGGATCCACAAAGACTGCGGAAT ATCCTTGGAAGTGGTATGTCCAATAAGATGTGGGAAATTACAGTGGAGCATGCAAAAACTTGTCTGCTTAGTGGAAAGCTTTATGTGTACTATACTGATGATTCACAGAGCATTGGAGTGGTTTTCAACAACATTTATGAATTGTATGGTCTTATTTCTGGTGAACAATACTATTCAGCAGAGTCCCTCTCTGATGAACAGAAG GTATATGTGGATACATTGGTGACAAAAGCGTATGATAATTGGACACGTGTAATAGAATATGATGGGAAAGCACTGCTGAACTTTAGACAGAACAAAAAGATGATTACTACTCGGTCAGATAGTCGAACTGCTAATTCTGAATACCTGGTGCTTGATCAGCAAACGTCTATGCAGCAAATGCCCATTACAGCTAATTCTGGACAGAATGTCATGCATCCTGGAACCTGTGTtagag GAGATGCAAGTACATCTGGGTACAGTGGCAATCCATCAGCTCACTACTCAACCATGTCCCAGCCGCTAATTGCTAATAACTTCCAGATTGACACTGCTGCATATTCTGCTGCAAACCAACTTATGAGTTCTTCCCACCAGGCTGAAGGCGTCCAAACTGGTTCCTTAGTTGGATTGGCCTTGGGACCTCCGCAGTCTGCTATGGGTTTTGAATCTATCGGGACACCCTTACAAGCAGGAACTATGAGCTCACTTGATGAGTGGCCTCGCCAAAGGGACCAGGATTTCTTTCCTGAAGAGGAGATCCGAGTGAGAAGCTCAGAAATGCTTGAGAGTGAAGACATGCAACAACTGCTCCGGCTCTTCAGCATGGGAGGAGGTGGCATGAATATGTCGGATGACCCTTATTCTACATACATTCAAACACCAGCACAGAACTATGGCTTCAGTCAGAACCACACCCGGTCATCAGGCAAAGCTGTAGTAGGGTGGCTGAAGCTCAGAGCAGCTTTGCGTTGGGGTATCTTTATTAGAAAGATTGCAGCCGAGAAGCGAGCAAAAATTGTTGAATTGGATGATTCCTGA
- the LOC116251600 gene encoding F-box protein AFR-like encodes MTLPKSPEDRSELLKEAPPLIPGLPDDVAELCLLRLPFPHHATARSVSSSWNKAISDPSFSLSKKALDLSLPYLFVLAFDPSSCPSPSSSVATLHCHAFNPRTSLWFSIPPPPSANLSPPSSASASLPHHGTLFLLGGLLTGTDSPVPALFKYTAATNSWSPSAPMPTARSFFSATTVAGKIVAVGDGCVDTYDPSADGWTTAAGPRLSPYDVAVIGRKMYVTEGWAWPFDSLPRGAVYDAEKGKWGEMKAGMREGWTGASAVVEGQLLVVSEHRGTRVKAYVEERDEWEYVGGGGVPWEVKRPLAVTAAEGKVYVVGSGLSVAVGTLRREKAGLRLEWVVVESPPLLKCLVPTAAHLLYA; translated from the coding sequence ATGACGCTGCCCAAGTCGCCGGAGGACCGATCCGAACTCCTCAAGGAGGCGCCGCCCCTCATCCCGGGACTCCCTGACGATGTGGCGGAGCTCTGCCTCCTCCGCCTGCCCTTCCCCCACCATGCCACCGCCCGCTCCGTCTCATCCTCCTGGAACAAGGCCATCTCCGACCCATCCTTTTCCCTCTCCAAGAAGGCCCTCGATCTTTCCCTTCCTTACCTGTTCGTTCTCGCCTTCGACCCTTCATCTTgcccctccccctcctcctctgtcgCTACCCTCCATTGCCACGCCTTCAACCCTCGGACCTCTCTGTGGTTCTCCATACCCCCGCCGCCTTCCGCCAATCTATCCCCTCCTTCCTCCGCCTCCGCCTCGCTTCCCCATCACGGTACCCTATTCCTCTTAGGCGGCCTCCTTACCGGCACCGATTCCCCCGTCCCCGCCTTGTTTAAATACACCGCTGCCACCAATTCATGGTCGCCCTCCGCCCCCATGCCCACCGCTCGCTCCTTCTTCTCCGCCACCACTGTCGCCGGAAAGATCGTCGCGGTGGGAGACGGCTGCGTGGATACGTACGACCCCTCGGCCGACGGCTGGACCACAGCGGCTGGGCCGCGGCTCTCGCCGTACGACGTGGCGGTGATCGGGAGGAAGATGTATGTGACGGAAGGGTGGGCGTGGCCGTTCGACAGCCTCCCGAGAGGGGCCGTGTATGACGCGGAGAAGGGGAAGTGGGGGGAGATGAAAGCGGGTATGAGGGAAGGGTGGACGGGGGCGAGCGCGGTGGTGGAGGGACAGCTCCTGGTGGTCTCGGAGCACAGGGGCACGAGAGTGAAGGCGTACGTGGAGGAGAGGGACGAGTGGGAGTACGTGGGCGGCGGCGGGGTGCCATGGGAGGTGAAGCGGCCGCTCGCCGTGACAGCGGCGGAGGGAAAGGTCTACGTGGTGGGCAGCGGGCTGAGCGTGGCGGTGGGCACCCTAAGGAGGGAGAAGGCCGGGCTGCGGCTCGAGTGGGTTGTGGTGGAAAGTCCGCCCCTGCTCAAGTGCTTGGTCCCTACCGCTGCTCATCTTCTCTACGCCTGA